The region GCAGCTATTACTTGTCCCTGTCCTCTTTACTAACCGTAATCATTTATAGCAGTTTtatatgttgtttttgttgGGTAGTTTTGATCCAGATTATTAGGATTGGATAGTGAACAATTACATATAGAAATTAAGAGAACATAATGCATAGAAATTTAGTGTGATTTGGCTTTAATGTCTATGACCACAACCTCACACCTGAGAAAAAAATCCACTTGATATATAGTTTTGAACATTAAAACTATAAAACTCTCTTAGTAGATAGTTTGtgaatgaagaaattgaaaatcatcttaaTTCTCGTAACTCCAAATAATTCTCACACCACAAAGATTTTGGTCATAGAATCATAGCACGCATTATGCACATACAAATTCAATATTGAGGCTACGTTATCACTCAAATTATTGATGGATATATGGTCATTAACATTAATTGACCTAGGgaacatatatattaatgggATTAATAGGATTGACAGTCTTTATCTCcatcaaatataaatttgagtagctatctaataatttttataatattacttTAATTATAATCATGGCATTAACCATCGATCAAACTTGACTCATTTGACTACATTTtttgtacacacacacacacacacagaggacTGACTTAGTATCTATAAATGAGAATGAAATTAGCTTATGAAAATGGGTCCtaactgaaaataaaaagagCTTTCTTCCTATGGAAACAAGTATTATTCTGCTGTAGCTAGTTGTTGTAAGCTCATTGGTAGTTGCTATGGAGTTTTACCAAGTCCTttccatatatataaacactGGGCTAGAAATTAACAGATGGAGCTGGAAAATAGAGTATTAGTCAAGGATAGGAACGTCACAAAGCCGGCTAATTCAACATTAAAACTCACTtaacaaaagaataataataaaatagaactCAGTAAAGCCATCTCTCAGAGATTAattagaaagaaagaagaagaagaaaagacgaagaagaaattaaaagaatctGTCCCAGTTGAAATAATACACTGGAGTGCCCCTATATAAAATTGCCTATCTCTTCTCATTGTCTCCATCTCTCCctccaccctctctctctctctctctctctctctgcagcCCTAATTCCAACTCATTTACATTCATTCTCTCATCCATTTTGCTCCCCTTGTTGAAGTTTTTAGGAGGGTTGCGCTAATTAAGCTATATGGAGTTTACTAAGCAAGGAAGCAACTCCGAGACCTCGAGCGATGACGCCGATCAGCCGGAGAAAGTCAACGACGACGGCGAGGGCACTCGCCGGTCCTACGAGTGCACCTTCTGCAAGCGTGGCTTCACCAACGCTCAAGCCCTAGGAGGTCACATGAACATACACAGGAAGCACAAGGCGAAGGCCAAGCAGATTGTAACTTCCGATCATTCGACGACTTCGCCGTCTAGCAAGTCCAGTGAGGCCAAGTTCTTTGCGCCGGTTTCAAGTGAACAGGCACGTTACCACGCCGCCTTGGAAGCCCAGATGAAGAGCTATCAAATGTACTTTCCTGCATCAAACCCTAGTCTCCAGCATGGCTATCATCCAGGTCACAATTTAGGTGCTCCCAATTCGGGGTTTTCgagcaaggaagaagaaagcgCGACGGCCAATTTGAGCTTGCAAATCGGCCTTCCGCCTAAGGAAGATGTCCAGGAGGAGAAGGAACTGGATTTGGAGCTTCGTCTTGGCCGACACAATCCATAATTACAGTGTGTACAGAGAGTGAATTCTTTTATAATGTTTTCTGATTTCATGAAGATCGTTGTGTTGACGAGTATACTTAATTATGAGTATGAGTTTGCTTAATTAGTCTTCTTAATCAAAAAGGCGAGGAAGGATAAAAAAGAAGTGGTCTGCAACTGGGGATTACTGAAACAAGTATGCTGCTCTAAGTCCGTGACAATAGAAAATCTTCCGGTGAAAGGAGAATTAAGGAGAAATCGATCCCATTTTACAGCTTCATTTGAGGTAGCCTTGTTGCCTATAGCTCACTTCTAAATTATCCTTTACACTcaaaattaatgtaaaattattgtcagcaattaatcaagtatatttGATTTGCTTATCGTATCTAATGTCGACGTTTCAGATTGAAGTTAATATTAATGTTGGAGATATGTACTGGTTAGAGACGAGAATATCCAAGATCGCATGCATGTTGTTTATTGTTTTTCGTCTCTCTTCCTTATCCGTAATTTCATTTGTTCCCTAGATTTTTCTGATCTTATGATGAAAACTAGGCATAACTTAGAGACTATCTTAGGAATTTGGAAGGGTAAGTCATATTGCAGTTCGGGTTTTGTCATTTAATTAGAATGACATGCAAATTAACTATAATTTCACATTGATTGCAAGGCAATATGGAACATAGTAAAGATTGaaacaatatataattaatagatATTAATTACAAGTGTTCTTATTCATCAGTTAATTATTTATGTGGtggctacatatatatatatatatatattttaaaattcatggaTATATACCCAAgcaattaatcaattaataagcAATTGTAATTTAGTGTAGAGAATGATACTATCATACTTTCAAGTGAACACATTATGTATTGTGATTCCCGGGTTTGTATACAGCTCATTGATAGATGAATATTAATCATCCTAATTAGGTGCAGCTTAATTATTTAGTACAATCATATTAGCTAGAATCTAAGCGTTTCCTTGTTTGCATGTTTGAATATCATCAAACATCTTAGAGCTATTATGAAAAACTTaagtcattaattaattgaaacaGTTGAGATTACTGAAATTCACAAGTGATTCACAACCAAatgctcctttttttttttttttcatgatcctgttttatttatcaaaaagaaaagttcttctgttgtttctttctttctattttttttctttttttcctctcccttcttgcctttaaattaattgaactgTTTGAGATAACCAGAAGTAACCAATTTGCTCTTATTAAAATTCGCTTCAAATTTAAGAGAATGATTAATTGAACCATATATCCTTGTTATTTTCCTTATGTTATGTAATTTGTAACTAGAAttgatgaaagaaaaaagaaaaaaaaatgcatccATGAGTATGCACATATATGTTCTTTGCATGCACGTAAGTTCTATAATCAACTCTTCATTCTCTTCCATAGGAGAAATTTTGCTGCAAAGACAGTCTTGATGATTCCTTGGATCGGAATGATTTTTAGTTCTTTTCCTTGTTTGGAAggttgaaagaaaacaaattatcaTGCCCCCCAGTTAATAATCCGTAACCAAAACTAGTACTGGGAAACTGCAACTTTTGATCTACATTTATAGTTTGGAAACTGTCACGTCGCTTGAGGGTTCATCCGGCAAGCCTTGGTTCAATTTGGCAGCCCAAGCTGGAGACATCAGTTGTCTCTGTATCATTCTAAGATTCATCAGGATTTGCTTGCACAAtacgaaatatatatattagggaACAAGCAAGAGATCATATAGAGAAAGAAGAGGACTACAAAGTCTAAACCAAATTTTCTTCCGGGATGATGGGTTTATTCTCTTGCTTTTGTTTGAGCTTTCGCGACCAGTAGTTGACATTATCTTTTGGTTCTAGGGGTGCCTATGGCTATAATTCCCTTGGCATGCATTACTATGAATGGTTCTTGAAGAAGCATGTTAGATGATCTTCTTCTCGTCTCATGGACTACGACCCTTCTGAATCATCTCCTTGCCTTTTAAGTGGGCtttaattaagtcacaaaatTCTAACCTCTCTGTTATAGCAAGACTGCTATTTATGCATGCTCCTCCATGACATTGCTTTTAGACATTGTTGTTCATTGTTCTAGTTTTCGCCTGTAAGGGGGTTGATTTCTTCTTCCCCTGCTTGTATTTTTGCTGGTTGTGGATCTTAATCTCATCATGTCATaacaataactaaaaaattaattgtttaaagtgcagcattaattaatgaatgatTAGCTAGCTGTTTTGCATGGGCGTTTATTTACTCTACATCTCTAGGAATAATTCAAAGGAAAGCTTCAAAGTTTAGGACTACAAATGAGTTAGagttataaaaatttaagttatcaACTACTTTGAGCTTGAgtagaatttaaaaataagatttgaatttgtttatttaaaaaaatatatcgaGCTTGAGCTTGAGTCATTTATGTTAAACGAGCTTTAAACAAGCTTCAAATTATATTTAAGCAAGCTTCATAAGTTCTAAATTAGTAGTCAtaattaaaagtttgattttagCTTTGtttatatagaatatataaacaaaaatcaagCTCAAACTTATCTACTTAATTAAATACATCAACTGTAGTGTTGAATGAATCTTAATGCAATTGAGTTTCGAACTATTCACTCACAACCCTAATCAAGTTGATTGTGTACGATTTGGGAGGATTAATTGTTTACGTTACTGAAGAAACTAAACAATTTATCTGGAAAAAGAGAAGCATCAAGTTCATCACGTATATATTAAGAAAGCACTTTACAAAAGTTATAAAGTGTATCAATATTAgtttaaaagttaattataatatttcGAATCTATAggttttatattaaatatcgACTATTTACTTAACATGGTCCTTTATAAGCCATTGATACCGTATAATTAATGCAGCGATGAATaagcaagaacaaaaatattaaagttgaatCATATTAAACATTTgtgtcattatttatttatatttttggggCCATTGGGAAACATGAAATTTTCAAAAGCATGTAATTAAACATTGTCCTGGCAATGAAACCTGGATCCAGCCCTTACGCATGGAACCATAATTGGCACACTGGCACTTGGCAGTACTGTTGTTATCTCAATGGTGGGAGcaacattttttttcaaattgtgGACGAGTTTCTTGCAGCCATTTggatggtaattaattaatttcatgtaATATTAGCCAGCTAGTTCTGATGAACTAGTAATAGTAATAGATTcacatatatattgttaatctttaaatatttaaagtttttaaattttttaactttttaatttttattcttaaaaagcAAAACAGTCATTCCACCCATTATTATCCTATTCTGTGGATAATGGATTCCGACTCCCAAAATTATGTTATCTATATATGTCAAATTTCTAAACCCATCCTATTTATTATCCCACgtgaatataaaatttgtataaCTTATTGTGCATTCAACTTCAATGCATTCTACATTCCAAATTTCTAAGCATTTTTATACTTTTGGTTTGGTTCGATAAATAttgtacaatatatatattagagttgGATGTACAGATAAATATACAAACTCatttccaaataatattttagtaataataacaattttgtCTAGAAGAATACTATATATgaaatatagtaaaaaaaaaaaaaaaacaagatatatgtaattcaattattatgtaaaatcacaatatttaattttattatagaaGAAAAACTATCTGAAGAGACATTATATACTCTCATATGGGCTTCACGTTGGGCCCCGCTTTGGAGATTAACAATGACCCTTTGCTTTAATCCAATGTTTGTGTAAATAAGgttctaataataataagtatGAAAAGAGGGattgcattgcatgcattgcGTAGGTTTGGAGGCCATGCATGGGCTGAAAGCTAGGTGGGCCAAACCCAGATCAAAAGTGGATGCAATTTGGTTGGTTGGCCCAATCCAATTGACAAAAGGAATGCAATTGAATCGCTcgttaatataaaaaaatatttcaaaaatcaggCAAGCATACTCCAAACTGTTTCGTGTATCAATCATAGGCAACCAGTTAGTACAAACAAGGGGAAATGCCAAGGAAACAAGAGGACGAATGGGGTGCCAACACGTGTGAGAGTGATAGAATAGATGCCTTGCTGGTTGGATTCATGTTCATGTATCAGAACTTtgtttttttctccaaaattccGAAGCTGTCAGTGCGAAAAcagtacagagagagagagagagagagagaggggcttCCCAGCCTTTCCCAAAAAGAATATTCCAAAAGTGTCAAAATGCACGTGACACAAGACACGTGGATAGGATCGTTTTTACCTAACTTGGGGGtgaataattatgtatttacgATTTAAATTAATAGGTATATAAGATTGAATTGCCACATTGTATTAATATAGTAACGTGatatcataattatatatttaaatattcttcttttaatttctcACCTCTCCACCTTAGTGtcttttcaagtcatttttattaATGATGGAAGCAAAAATACAACCATAAGCAATTGATAGTTTGTTAAGTAACTCATTGCTCATATACAAATGcactcttaaaaattttaatacaagATTAATGATGTGTGATACACACAATctaccatatcattttttttttaagagattAGACCAAAACTCAAAGCGTTTATATGATAAAATGTTCGGTCATCACTCTTAAATCATCAAATTAGTTGAAAAATTTTTTAGATCCAAAAAACTTCATCAAAAGTCCTAAGGCCACGAAGACCCCATTCATCAATCCCTCAATGAAGTTGTCCATCGTATACCTCTTCTAAGACCTATGCCTAACATGACAATAGTAGTGTAATTAGAGTAAGAGTGTTAACAATGACTTATGACTAGAGATTTAGAGTCACTTCTCAACACGAGATAAAATTATGTACCAAACTCAAAGATAATATTGATAGGTCACATGTTTTTCCATAACATGACTCATATATTCCACCACTCATAATTGTGAGTGTGACATgataataccaaaaaaattctTAGGACAAGTCTATGAAGCTCTAAAAAAGGTTTTCACAAGCATGACGCATCTCATCTTTAGGTTTTAGATGcgaatatcaatattttataattaagataGTGTGTTACTCCTCTAAAAATGTTTAAagatcacattttttttttttgctcatcCTTAAGCATTATTTGGTTTTTGATACAAAtgtcaatattttttaataaaattactaatCATCTCCTAAACCTTAAACACTAATGAGAGTTGAACTTGGAATCGAAAGACTACAAAACATTTgtaaaaacaagaaacaaaagacGTGAATTGATGGAGCAATTGATTGAGTATCAATGATTCAAAATTGTGCCCAAATGAGATGATGCCAGTGCTAGTGATCATTTTGATTCAGGGCAGAAATAAATGGGTCCAAAGATGTGATTGATCAATAAGAAATAAGAACACATTTATATCCTATGCTTTCTTTGTTTGGCATGTTTCAAGTATCAcatttcaatttgaattttgttactttcatttctttttttattttctcaaatatcatATATTTCATATGGAATAACGAGACACATGGTCCATATTATATATgtgcaaataataatataaaaaaatttaaataaaaattcatctGAGGgtatttcaagaataaaaatgtaTACCAAGCTTCATGCACAAAATGTTAActtaattaacaatatatatgaaataaaaagtaaattacaatTATCAAACGACActaaataaatctttatttgaattttgttgtacatatatataacacgAGCCACTCTCTCTATATTTAGTAGAATAAATTAGTGACCTAATTGATTGGctagtaaaattaaattatttatcaaaaagtaaatttataaaaaaattagcttttaaatcatattaaatattatttatacatcCAAAAATTTGGGATGACCCAATTATAGAAAATGGGGATTTGGCGTCTGTTTAGCCTTACACTACGGTGGAGAAGGTGAAAAGTGtctttttacataataaaaacgAGCGAGAACTACAATTGCAAATGAGCCGCGACTTGTCTCGTCATAaccttctcttgaattctcaaaatttctGTCGCTCCATCCTCACAGGGGTAGAGAACCCGTCATTGTCTCAACTGCGATAATACAAAGGATGCAAGCGTTATCTAAAATGATTGAGCATAAAGTGCTTGTAGGTGACTTTTCAAGTCAGCCGTCAAATCTTAGGGCTCAACCCTGGTTAGGCGGTGGAGATCTATCTAATTCTAAATATCTTTTGAATTCCTccatttgaaataaaaatggaACCAAAGAGAGAGGATTTTGGGGATTATCAAATGATACATAGTGCGATACATTCAAAACAAGGTATTGGTAGTAATAAAAAGTAGATACCTCAGTAAACTTATCAACAGCTTCTCAACAAATTTTATCACAGACTCAACCTGAAGCTCAAGTTTGAGTCTTGAAAGTTTGGCTCAAGCTCAAGCTCGATTAGCATAACTTGAGCTCAGGCTCGGCTCgttaatttgattgatgaaCCAAGCTCAAGCTTGAGCTTGGTCTCGAGTGAGTTCTAACCTGAGCTTGGATTTGggttaaaatatattaaagttttatttataaaaactcaataaattaatatacaataaaaataaatatcaatttaataatcaacaaatatacgTAAATGAACCTAacttgataatcaacaaatatagcATCACcataataattaagtaataataatttcacaaattacaataagcataatatcatttatcgcacaaaaaaataatcaaattatttgtctagttatttttaaaatacaaacataattaaaattacagcacaacaaatatattttcaattcaacttcaaattaGCTACTCCAAATATCAACCTGcaatttgaaattataatattaatcagtaatcataattatatatcaaatcaaatatatcaaCCTACGAAATaccaatatattaaaaattttcaagaatcaCATATCTTATTTTGTTTCATATGGTAGAAGAATCTCAGTGATGTTatcctatatataaaatataaaaattaataatttttaccaaaATCAACTAATAATGTGTTCAAGAGCCTATAAACAAGTTAACTCGTGAACTTCTATTCGAGACGATTCACGAGCCTAAAATCAATTCAGCTCATGAGCCTCTATTTGAGTCAATTCGTGAGGTAACAAGTCGAACTCTATTgagttcaaattcaaatcatttACAAATCGAGGTTCAAAATTAGATTCAAACTTCTCTCGTTTATCTTAAAGAACAAACTCGAACGAGCTTTTATCGAATCGAGCCCAAATAACTCTGCACATTTGCACTCCTAGCAGGGACggacaaaaacaaaatattaatggACAAAATTGACCTTAACAAGCTTCTAAAATTACAACCATGACCCTCCCAGATAACGTTCTTTCTTCAATCTCCTTTCCAAAACAAAACCCTATTCTTCATCAGAGACAAAGAGCAAGAACAGAATCGCTATTCGCTGCTATTGAATGTTGCCGTCGTCGGTCACCATCGTCAATCACGTGAATCGTCGACCTCAATCTGCTTCTATTTTCCTCTCACTCACCTCTAGAAGAAAGGTAAGAACGAGAGCTCTATCGTCTATGTTCTTGTCTGTACCAGCAATAGTGCTCAAGTTTGGACTTGTAAGTCAGGCATTCACGAAGCTTCTGAAACAAAGACGACGAAATGATCAAGGAAGCTGACCCAAttctctgttttctctctccccctgtgtgtgtgtgtaattgaTGCACGGACAAAGAAGATATCTATTATTTAGATACAATagtaaacttttttttatttgaataagaaATCGTTAACTTATTTGAATGTCATCTTGAAGAGAAGAAATAGTTAGATGATGCGATCAACTGGctctataaatattttaatatttaactcAGATAAtaaagatatgaaaaatttaaaaattatatttacactaaTATTAAAAGAAcatgcttatttataaaaagatataaaataattttaaaaaatttaggattaaaattcttattatatctcttatcaataatatttatttttttaaaaaaataaatattaaaattatttaatttgtgcATTGTGGAGATCTCTATCCCCCTACCCGATCTTCGGGAAAAATGTTCTCGAGGTGAGCTCACCTCTTGGGGGCGAGATGCCCCCCACCCCACCCATTGGGACCGATTCCCAGGCTGCAGCCAGCCTGTGGCGGTCGCTGGTGACGAGAGATCACCTCTCATGGGAGTCTTCTCCTGCGGGAGACCGCAAGGATCTCTTGTGACCAGCCCGCAGGGGCTATCGTCGCCGCCTCTCCACAACCCTCGGACGTAGTCGCCGTCTTCGCCTCGCCGCAGCCCTCAGCTGCGATCGTCTCTACTGCAGCCAGCTTTCGGGCTTGGGCTGACTTTTTCGGGTTAGCCCGACTTTTTCAATTGATCTGCCATTTTTATTTCTagttcattatttatttttttttaatattttttttctcatgacACATCAATATGAATGGCATTTCAATATGAAAAGCTTAATCAATCCCAGCAATTAATACCAAAACAGAAGCAAAAAGGCAGCTATGGCAGTTCAATTGTTCATCTCGTTTAGTTCAGGTACTTCTGGGTTACTGGAACAAGTGTTTTCTCCACCTAAAATTaatgattaatattttataatttcatcAAACAGACCCTTTAACTTATTTACAATAATATCAAACAGACCCTTAACCTACTTAAACATAAATAATGATACGAGAAGCCCGCTTGCTATGGGCTATATGTAGATTCAGCGGgcttaaattataaaatgaattCACAATTataaatggaatggaatgggTCACAGCTCATAATTCAGTGAATGTAACGGAcgggcaggcaggcaggcaggcagccCAATTCATGAATTTTGCTCTAGCCTTAGCCTTAGCCTTAGCCTAAGCCTAAGCCTAAGGTAGTGGCAAACTAATTTGTCTTACCCTTAGCCATTGGATTGTTAAATTTATAGGGTTCACAGACACAACACCCTTAATTGAAGTTCCCGAATTTGCCCTCGCTGTCATAAATCATAACCCATGAATGCAATGGGTCAAGCATTTAAGCCATTATTAAGACCCCACCAGATTGCTGCCCAAAAGTATTCGCCCTTTCACCATCACattgattttctttctctttttgttcCTGCTGATGATACACTGTTGTTGGTGagaattactattattattttttgaaattagaaaGGTTTGATTGAtggaattatatttttaaaaaatatatattatacaaaaatacaatttttccTAAACCTTAGAAAAGTTTTAACCTAATTACAATGACATCAATATAACACATTTTATCCTTTTAACTTATTAATATAGAGAAGCTTCAAGCTAGAGAGATGCCCTTGGCGAGGGGATTATTGGTACCCATCTTTGATCATTTGATGATGAGATGCATATATAGtggaataaatgtcatttaagtGATTTTATTCTAATATAGAAGTCAATTTTAgaaagaattaaatttcaacGATGACAAAAAGTTATTGTAAATAAGTCATTATCATTAACACAAGAAAGTAGATACAATGAATGTTAAAGATAGATGCATGAACTTTTGGTCGATATACGACACAAatgaattctttctttttgcataGAATTGAAATCAATTTTGATAGATACGGGCATACAACGTTTTCAATGaatgttttttaataaaaagattatttttatatcttgatactacttatatataagttaatatagaaaaaaaaatactataagtGCGCACGCTCTAAAAAGATGCATGAACTTAGGATCGTGATAAGTCACAAACAGTTGATTTACTACTTTTTGGTAAAGAAATGGATGGATGGGTATCAATTTTTGACCATGAGTGGGAAGGGAGGAAGGGTGCGTACGTAGAATGCAATGAATGTTTTACCTTAAGCAATGTTTCTAGTACTAGGTTGGCGTGCGGGCATTTTCTTTTTGTCACTTTCATGTATGGTTGGTGGCatcacccacccacccaccattTTCTTTAACAAACCTTATCTTAAAATTTGTGCAATCGGTAAATAAGTTGTGAATTTAACAAATGGCAAATAGGTAGCAACAATGAACAACTCATTCTTTGATAAGTGGCATAGAGGGATGGTTCAGAGAGCAATGGCTGTGGTGGCGGAGTGTTGCATTGGCCTGGCAATGAAACCTGGATCCAGCCCTCATGGATGGAACCGTAATTGGCACACTGGCACTTGGCGCTGTTGTTATCTCAATGGGGGGAGcaacattttttttcaaattgtgGACGAGTTTCTTGCAGCCATTTGAATGGTAACTAATTAATTTCACGTAATATTAGCCAACTAGCTTCTGATGAACTAGTAATAGTAATAGATTTAcatattgtttttctttaacAAATTGATCCCTTCCCGTATAGGCTTGATCAGAGTTTGGTTCGAATTATAAATCAATCTAGGATtgtttttctaaaaattgaagTGAAGTTGtccattttagtttttgaaaatttatggttcggttctaattcttaaaaataaagaacTAGAACCAAATTCCAATTCTAATTCAAATcgggaaaaaaaatattgaatatttatatgatattacAATTGAATGCACAATAAccaattatattttcaaaaataattctgattaaaataaaagaattataaattcaaataataaatgaattacgTGGGATTTGATTCCTTTAATTCCTGACAATATAcgtaaatataaattaaattacttgaTTTATGGTAACTTCAGTTCAAATTGGTTCGAATTGGAATCGTTAAGAAACGAAACTAAACTATTAGGTACCAGAACCAAGTCGTCTACAGACTATTCAAGTCTAGTTCCACCTTCAATTGGAACTCTAACCGTAGTGAAGCCTATGGCTAATTAGTACTTACTATGCAATATAAAGATTATAGATTTTAGCAAGATTtggttgttttgaaattttggttaatgcaaaaatgattaaaatatttatgttacaaaattttagattacattctctttactatttttaaattatttttaatttttaattttctaaaataataaaaatacattcttttgttgtttttaaaaatacattgttgaaaataaaaaaaaattataaagaaaactcaaaacaataaaaagttgtttaagtgttttcattcaaaacaaactctaaattcaaaatatatttatttatttatatatttattcatattttattattataatagaaaaatattacaaaattcactaactttaaaatatatatattttttaataatatattaacattaaatatttctaatttactgaataatcaaatttattgaataaaatatcattaaaaatttattttcaaaattttaaaaagaacatgttttctaattttctattttgagaaataatttttcaaaatgataaaaataacgTGTCTTCAATTTTTCTAAGAACAGActactaaaatagaaaactgaaaatgaatttaaaactcaaaactaaaaattgaaaagcaaagagaatgagtaaatcacaccaaagatcactaaattttagtgtgtttttcattttgatgacaaaactt is a window of Diospyros lotus cultivar Yz01 chromosome 10, ASM1463336v1, whole genome shotgun sequence DNA encoding:
- the LOC127811240 gene encoding transcriptional regulator TAC1-like, encoding MEFTKQGSNSETSSDDADQPEKVNDDGEGTRRSYECTFCKRGFTNAQALGGHMNIHRKHKAKAKQIVTSDHSTTSPSSKSSEAKFFAPVSSEQARYHAALEAQMKSYQMYFPASNPSLQHGYHPGHNLGAPNSGFSSKEEESATANLSLQIGLPPKEDVQEEKELDLELRLGRHNP